One stretch of Lytechinus variegatus isolate NC3 chromosome 17, Lvar_3.0, whole genome shotgun sequence DNA includes these proteins:
- the LOC121431306 gene encoding 39S ribosomal protein L13, mitochondrial-like: protein MSSRITQQWATFSRLWYLIDAYRQPPGRVAVAISKVLQGKHKPIYHPLSDVGDHVVVINASQVAYSKDKWEEKIYYHHTGYPGGFSATPAQELHKKDPTKVIKKAVYGMLPKDLRRREMMRRLHLYADDDVPEDIIANISEQIKPSRELPKALTEYTQEERDSFPRLWLPQEPKF from the exons CAATGGGCGACCTTTTCTCGCTTGTGGTACCTCATTGATGCGTATAGGCAGCCTCCTGGAAGGGTAGCAGTGGCCATCTCTAAAGTTCTCCAGGGCAAACACAAGCCAATATACCATCCGCTTA GTGATGTTGGAGATCATGTAGTGGTGATAAATGCAAGTCAAGTGGCATATTCCAAGGATAAATGGGAGGAGAAAATTTACTATCATCATACAGG ATATCCTGGGGGCTTCAGTGCTACACCTGCCCAAGAACTGCATAAAAAGGATCCGACCAAG GTTATAAAGAAAGCTGTATACGGCATGCTTCCCAAAGACCTAAGAAGACGAGAGATGATGAGAAGGCTTCATCTGTATGCTGATGAT GACGTACCGGAGGACATTATTGCCAATATCAGTGAGCAAATCAAACCCAGCAGAGAACTCCCCAAAGCTCTCACGGAATACACGCAGGAAGAACGGGACAGTTTCCCGAGGTTATGGCTACC GCAAGAACCAAAGTTCTGA